In the genome of marine bacterium B5-7, the window AGTAATCTTGGAGCGGACTTTCATTGGGGAAGGATAGCACATTTGTCGGTTTTTGTTGTTTACGGTATTGGAGATTCAGTTGCTCACTCTCGATTTTATCGACAAGGCGAATGGTGATCTCTGTGCTTGCATGGGCTGAATCAATAGCCAAGGCCGCCCATTGCTGAAAGTCGCCTGCGGATGGCAGGGGAGCGTGCGTCGTTGCTAACTGTAAATCAAGAATAATAGGCATAATCCCGTTATATTAAAGTAGACAAAAAATAAGTCAATGCTATAATCAGCTTCTTTCAAAACGCTGGGTTTTCTGTGCCTCACTAACCAGGTGAGCTTAAAATAGCGTTTGAAAGCTACTTGCAGTATATGCTGTGAGCATTAAAATAACACACATCTAATAAAGGTAATCACTATGCAACTTTCTCCCCTGATCTGTGACCTACTAACCGCTGAAAAAACATTGAGTGATCTCTCTGTGCCGGCGTGGTTTGAGCCTTCTTTGACGGGCTTAATCCCGCTACATGTATTGATCAAGGAGGAGGGCAACGCATCTTTCCTGCTGGAACAACTTAATCAGAACCCTGAGCTGCGCGATCAGTTACGTGAGGCCATGACGACTGTATTTCGCCCCACACAGATGAGGCAAAATTCTGAGTTAACTGGCAAGCCCTTGGTGTTAGAACAGTTGGTGGTTTATATAGATGAGGCTAATGTACTGCATTATGCGGACAATAGTCGCGTGTTTTGTGATAAGAGGATTGCTATTGCGGATGATGAGCGAGATGTAGCGAGACCTGCGGTAAAATATGCAACTTATTTTTATTTGTTGCCAGATGATATTCAAGCGCAATTATCGCTTGCAACCGTTATGCTAAATCGAGAGTGTCCCCCTGAGATCTGTCAGGCGCTTGAGGAAAACAATCAATTTGAGTATGGGGCCTTAAGCCTAGATTTTGATTTAGATGAGTATGTTAATACAACACCGTTAAGACACCTCTTGCTAGAAGATTTGTCGGAGGGCGCAGCGTTGATTGCCGACCTATTCCAAGGTGAGTATGATCCCGCAGGGTTGATCGCCACAATCAATGCACCTGTGTTAACTGATGACCCAGATAGTCACGAAGCTATCTCTGCTTGGGGTGCTCTGTTAGAGAATCCAGCAGGTTTCGCGATATTGTTGGCATGGTTTGAGGCGGACAACTTTATGCAGGCATATCAGAGCGTAGCTCATGAACCCTTAATAGAGCAGGCTGATTTGTTAGCAAAACGTTTAGATCGATTACGCGGTAGAGATCAAGATAGGTATGATCGAGTTTGCTCAAGACTAAGCGAATATTTACCCGCTATTAAAACGGCGGTTGATGGGGTTGATGTGCGCAATATACCCCAAGGTCGCTTGCAATTTTTTCAGCTAGAGGGCCAGGGGGTTGCTGAAAGAGGAGCCCAAGCATTAGCGCGGTCCATGCTAGCTTGCCTCGATAGGGCTCAGGGGCCAGCAGCTAACGCGAGAAGATATCGCTAGCAGCGTTAAGAGTGAACCCAGGAAATGATGATGTTATATTTTTTCCTGATTCTGAACCATACTTTATGTGCAGGCAAAGGAAAGCCTGATGCGTATATGACTAATCCCAATGAACAAGGTGTTTACCATGCAACTGCCCCCCGAGATTCTTAACCTGTTAACCAGTGAACAAAACAAAACATTCACTCTTGACGACTGCTTAACATCTTTCTTCAATGGCGGTAATGCGCTACATATTTTGGCTGGAAATTCTGACGCTTTGCCAGGTCTGAATACTTTGTGGCGCAATAGCTCCCCTGATGATCGTGCGAAAATACGAGCGGCAATGACCAGCGTGTTTACGCCTACGGAAACATCTGGAGTATGTGAGGCAACAGATAAGCCCTTGTACTTAGAGAAGATGGTGGTTTATGGTGAACGGAATACTGATCTGCGTGAGACCCCTGATACTGCTGAAGCGCCTGATACTGAAACGTCTGTTAAGTGTGTATACGACTATGCCACCTTCAACAAAGCTATTCTCGATGAAGATAGCGTGCCCGTTTCTTTCTCTAACACCCAGTGGGCAACGTATTTTTATTTGTTGCCAGAAAATATTCAGCAGGTTTTGGCTTACAAAGAAACAACACATGGAGAAACACGTCTTTCTCCAGATAGGGTCTCATACGATGACGTTCAGCATGCGGCAGGTGTTAACCAGTTTGACGGCGTGAATTTATCTCAGAAATTTGATTTGAGTGATTATGTGGGCACAATGCCGCTTTCATTTCTACTGGTGAATTCAGAGGGCCAA includes:
- the ybeY gene encoding endoribonuclease YbeY; its protein translation is MPIILDLQLATTHAPLPSAGDFQQWAALAIDSAHASTEITIRLVDKIESEQLNLQYRKQQKPTNVLSFPNESPLQDYLGDLVICAPLMAEEAATQGKSTKAHWAHLVIHGCLHLLGYDHIDTTDAEQMENLEIKLLATLGIDDPYADRDA